A single window of Micrococcaceae bacterium Sec5.1 DNA harbors:
- the hemE gene encoding uroporphyrinogen decarboxylase, whose protein sequence is MTSSAAASNSTATNAPAGEPAGKLGADHPLMDGRTSDSPLITAYRGGKPSRRPVWFMRQAGRSLPEYLKVREGVAMLDSCLRPELAAEITLQPVRRHDVDAAIFFSDIVIPLKLAGVGVDIVPGVGPVLDKPVRTAADVAALPRLTWEALEPIREAVRLTVAELGKTPLIGFAGAPFTLAAYMVEGKPSRDHLGPRTMMHADPETWAALANWAADASGMFLQAQLEAGASAGQLFDSWAGSLGLADYAKHVAPASARALDHVRGLGAPLVHFGTGTSELLVAMRDVGVDVVGVDYRLSLDEANRRLGGTVPLQGNIDPALLPAPWEVLEAHVREVIAAGSQAPGHVLNLGHGVPPETDPAVLTRVVELIHSIPAE, encoded by the coding sequence ATGACTTCTAGCGCGGCAGCATCCAATAGTACGGCCACCAACGCCCCTGCAGGCGAACCTGCCGGCAAACTTGGCGCGGATCACCCGTTGATGGACGGCCGTACGTCGGACTCCCCGCTCATCACCGCCTACCGGGGCGGCAAGCCGTCACGCAGGCCGGTATGGTTCATGCGCCAGGCCGGCAGGTCCCTGCCGGAATACCTGAAGGTCCGCGAGGGCGTCGCCATGCTCGACTCCTGCCTGCGTCCCGAACTGGCCGCGGAGATTACTTTGCAGCCGGTTCGCCGCCATGATGTGGATGCCGCCATCTTCTTCTCCGACATCGTTATCCCGCTGAAGCTCGCAGGCGTTGGCGTGGACATCGTCCCCGGCGTGGGTCCGGTCCTGGACAAGCCAGTACGGACGGCCGCCGATGTGGCTGCCCTTCCCAGGCTGACGTGGGAGGCACTTGAGCCCATCCGCGAAGCCGTTCGCCTGACGGTGGCGGAATTGGGCAAGACTCCCCTCATCGGGTTCGCCGGCGCGCCCTTCACGCTCGCCGCCTACATGGTGGAGGGGAAACCTTCGCGGGACCACCTCGGCCCCCGGACCATGATGCACGCGGACCCCGAAACCTGGGCAGCCCTCGCCAACTGGGCAGCGGATGCTTCCGGAATGTTCCTTCAGGCACAGCTTGAGGCCGGGGCGTCAGCCGGGCAGCTCTTTGACTCCTGGGCTGGGTCCTTGGGCCTGGCAGATTACGCCAAGCATGTGGCTCCTGCGTCAGCGCGGGCGCTGGATCACGTGCGCGGGCTGGGTGCGCCGCTGGTGCACTTCGGTACCGGCACGTCCGAGCTCCTTGTCGCTATGCGCGACGTGGGTGTGGACGTTGTGGGGGTGGACTACAGGCTGTCACTTGATGAGGCCAACCGCCGTCTGGGTGGCACGGTTCCGCTCCAGGGCAACATCGACCCCGCCCTCCTCCCGGCCCCGTGGGAGGTCCTGGAGGCGCATGTCCGCGAAGTGATCGCGGCGGGCTCGCAGGCTCCAGGCCATGTCCTGAACCTGGGCCATGGCGTGCCCCCGGAGACGGACCCGGCCGTCCTGACGCGGGTTGTGGAGCTCATCCACTCGATCCCGGCAGAGTAG
- the hemB gene encoding porphobilinogen synthase — MSFPNHRPRRLRTTPAMRRLTAETRLAPADLILPAFIREGLSEPSPISSMPGVVQHTTDTLKRAAAEAVELGVGGIMLFGVPEVRDARGTASLDPEGVLNKAIRDVKAEVGDDLVIMGDVCLDEFTDHGHCGVLDADGYVDNDATLEIYGQMAVAQAEAGAHVLGPSGMMDGQIAVIRQALEDSGHKNTVVLAYAAKYASAFYGPFREAVDSQLKGDRRTYQMDAANRREAILEVELDLEEGADMVMVKPAMSYLDILADIAAMSPVPVSAYQISGEYAMIEAAAANGWIDRRGAITESVLGIKRAGADTVLTYWASELAGWLKES, encoded by the coding sequence ATGAGCTTTCCGAACCACCGTCCCCGCCGCTTGCGGACAACCCCGGCGATGCGCAGGCTCACGGCAGAAACACGCCTGGCCCCCGCAGACCTCATACTTCCGGCCTTCATCCGTGAGGGCCTCAGCGAGCCCAGCCCGATCAGCTCGATGCCCGGCGTCGTCCAGCACACCACCGACACTCTCAAGCGCGCAGCCGCGGAAGCCGTGGAACTTGGCGTGGGCGGCATCATGCTGTTCGGCGTGCCGGAGGTTCGGGATGCGCGGGGCACCGCATCCCTGGATCCGGAAGGTGTCCTGAACAAGGCCATTCGCGACGTCAAGGCCGAAGTGGGCGATGACCTCGTCATCATGGGCGATGTCTGCCTGGACGAATTCACTGACCACGGACACTGCGGCGTTCTGGATGCCGATGGATATGTGGACAACGACGCCACCCTGGAGATCTATGGCCAGATGGCCGTTGCCCAGGCTGAGGCGGGCGCCCACGTGCTTGGACCTTCAGGCATGATGGACGGACAAATCGCCGTCATCCGCCAGGCGTTGGAGGATTCCGGCCACAAGAACACCGTTGTCCTGGCCTATGCTGCCAAGTACGCCTCAGCTTTCTACGGTCCGTTCCGTGAAGCGGTGGACTCCCAACTGAAGGGTGACCGCCGAACGTACCAAATGGATGCAGCCAATCGTCGCGAAGCCATTCTCGAAGTGGAACTGGACCTTGAAGAAGGCGCCGACATGGTCATGGTCAAGCCGGCCATGAGTTACCTCGACATCCTCGCGGATATTGCGGCAATGAGCCCCGTACCGGTCTCGGCCTACCAAATCTCCGGGGAGTACGCCATGATCGAAGCGGCCGCCGCCAACGGCTGGATCGATCGGCGGGGCGCCATCACGGAGTCGGTGCTGGGCATCAAGAGGGCCGGAGCCGATACCGTCCTGACCTACTGGGCCTCCGAACTGGCAGGCTGGCTGAAGGAGTCCTGA
- a CDS encoding glutamyl-tRNA reductase — protein sequence MVLFSLVATHADIDLETVAQLSNGSSELASSALSGSPLVSGAVVLATCNRYEIYGETANGAGLEAARSALVSQISELSGLNEQLVSRSFSTHTGPDVTRHLFAVSAGLDSAVVGEREIAGQVRRALITAQQEGTASSGLVRLFQAASKTAKDVGAQTALGSRGLSIVSVALDLATDLSDSDDWSAKKVVVFGTGAYAGATMSLLRERGCTDISVYSASGRAEGFVATRGGTALDADSLPAAVAGADVMIGCSGSDTRVEAEDLARVRANSGKPLIAIDLALTHDFDPAVGELDGVELLTLESVRLAAPQEQAESLSHASEIVNGAATAFEAERESRSVDSAIVALRRHTMNVLDAEMEKVRARHGCTAAAEEVEFALRRMVKQLLHIPTVRARELAANGQQDDYVAALEALYGIQVEQPQAPAAAECPVDHEQLRSESA from the coding sequence GTGGTTCTTTTCTCATTGGTGGCTACACACGCCGACATCGACCTCGAAACCGTTGCTCAGCTGAGCAACGGTTCCTCTGAGCTTGCCTCCTCGGCCCTCTCCGGATCCCCGTTGGTCTCCGGCGCCGTGGTCCTGGCAACCTGCAATCGCTATGAGATCTACGGCGAAACAGCCAATGGAGCAGGCCTCGAAGCCGCCCGATCGGCCCTTGTCTCCCAGATCAGCGAATTGAGCGGCCTCAACGAACAACTCGTGTCCCGCTCCTTCAGCACACACACAGGGCCTGACGTCACCCGACACCTCTTCGCTGTAAGCGCCGGGTTGGACTCCGCAGTGGTGGGCGAACGCGAAATCGCTGGCCAGGTACGCCGTGCCCTGATCACGGCGCAGCAGGAAGGCACTGCGAGTTCCGGACTCGTCCGCCTCTTCCAGGCCGCATCCAAGACCGCAAAAGATGTTGGCGCCCAGACGGCCCTCGGCTCCCGCGGCCTTTCCATCGTCTCCGTAGCCTTGGATCTGGCAACCGACCTCTCTGACAGTGACGACTGGTCTGCCAAGAAGGTAGTCGTCTTCGGAACGGGCGCCTATGCCGGTGCCACCATGTCCCTGCTCCGCGAACGCGGATGCACCGATATTTCCGTCTACTCTGCCTCCGGCCGCGCCGAGGGTTTCGTCGCTACCCGCGGTGGCACAGCGCTCGACGCCGACAGCCTTCCGGCGGCGGTTGCCGGAGCCGACGTCATGATCGGATGCAGCGGTTCGGACACACGTGTTGAAGCTGAGGATCTGGCCCGCGTCAGGGCGAATTCCGGTAAACCACTCATCGCGATCGATCTCGCGCTCACCCATGACTTCGACCCCGCGGTTGGCGAGCTCGACGGCGTCGAACTCCTCACGCTTGAGTCCGTACGTCTCGCTGCACCCCAGGAACAGGCAGAATCGCTGTCCCACGCCAGCGAGATCGTCAATGGCGCGGCAACGGCGTTCGAAGCGGAACGCGAATCCCGCTCAGTCGACTCCGCGATCGTGGCCTTGCGCCGCCACACCATGAACGTACTGGACGCGGAAATGGAAAAGGTCCGCGCCCGCCACGGTTGCACCGCCGCTGCCGAAGAGGTGGAGTTTGCGCTCCGCCGGATGGTCAAGCAGCTCCTGCACATTCCGACCGTGCGCGCCCGCGAGCTGGCAGCCAACGGACAACAAGACGACTATGTAGCCGCGTTGGAAGCCCTGTACGGCATCCAAGTGGAGCAGCCCCAGGCTCCCGCTGCTGCAGAATGCCCCGTGGACCACGAGCAACTCCGCTCCGAAAGCGCCTGA
- a CDS encoding LLM class flavin-dependent oxidoreductase, with amino-acid sequence MTAVPSESGLPSASASASASASRAESDPTAPVGASEILLGLNTFGDAGLDADGNPKEHAQVLRELLEEAKLADALGIHAFGVGEHHRRDFAVSAPEVFLAAAAAVTSRIRLGSAVTVLSSDDPIRVFQRFATVDAISNGRAEVMLGRGSFIESFPLFGLDLADYDVLFEEKLELFDKVRAQKPVHWEGRTRPNVNGLQVYPRLQHHLLPAWIGVGGTPESVLRCAEYGYPIIFAIIGGEPRRFAPLVNLYRDAMAKYGHSMRQIATHSPGFISDTDQDAREELFPHWLEQRNRIGAERGWGPGNRGEFDAMCGPEGALYVGSPETVAQKIVLLKRNLGVDRFDLKYSNGTLPHGSMMRCIELYGTEVAPRVGELLANDS; translated from the coding sequence ATGACCGCCGTGCCTTCCGAATCAGGACTTCCGTCCGCATCTGCGTCCGCATCCGCCTCCGCATCCAGGGCTGAATCCGACCCCACCGCACCCGTAGGTGCAAGCGAAATCCTGCTCGGCCTGAACACCTTCGGGGACGCGGGCCTCGATGCCGACGGTAATCCCAAGGAGCACGCCCAGGTCCTGCGGGAGTTGCTTGAGGAAGCAAAGCTGGCTGACGCCCTGGGCATTCATGCTTTTGGCGTGGGAGAGCATCACCGCCGTGATTTTGCAGTGTCTGCTCCCGAGGTCTTCCTGGCGGCGGCTGCCGCAGTGACTTCACGGATCCGGCTCGGCTCGGCTGTGACAGTACTCAGTTCGGATGATCCGATCCGGGTCTTCCAACGCTTTGCCACTGTTGACGCAATCTCCAACGGCCGGGCCGAGGTCATGTTGGGCAGGGGATCGTTTATTGAGTCCTTCCCATTGTTCGGACTGGACCTTGCGGACTATGACGTCCTGTTCGAAGAAAAGCTTGAGCTGTTTGACAAAGTACGGGCCCAGAAGCCGGTCCACTGGGAAGGGCGGACCCGCCCCAACGTGAACGGACTCCAGGTTTACCCGCGTTTGCAGCACCATTTGCTGCCAGCATGGATAGGCGTGGGCGGGACACCTGAATCCGTGTTGCGGTGCGCGGAATATGGCTATCCGATTATCTTCGCGATCATCGGGGGAGAGCCCCGCCGTTTCGCTCCCCTTGTAAATCTTTATCGCGACGCAATGGCCAAATACGGTCACTCCATGCGACAGATCGCGACGCACTCACCCGGCTTCATCTCAGATACTGACCAGGATGCCCGGGAAGAACTCTTTCCGCATTGGCTGGAGCAGCGCAACAGAATCGGGGCCGAGCGCGGCTGGGGTCCGGGAAACCGGGGGGAATTCGACGCAATGTGCGGACCGGAGGGCGCTCTTTATGTGGGTTCTCCCGAGACTGTGGCCCAAAAAATCGTCCTGCTCAAACGCAACCTCGGCGTGGACCGCTTCGACCTCAAATACAGCAACGGCACGCTTCCGCACGGATCCATGATGCGCTGCATTGAGTTGTACGGCACCGAAGTGGCCCCACGGGTCGGTGAGCTGCTGGCGAACGATTCATAG
- the hemC gene encoding hydroxymethylbilane synthase, giving the protein MSIRIGTRASKLALTQTQQTADQLAAVGGFPVELVHIKTEGDVRTGSLSQMGGTGVFVAALRDALLAETCDVAVHSLKDLPTGAAVGLRIAATPKRVDVRDVLCARDGLTLAELPGGAKVGTGSPRRAAQLRAARPDIEVLDIRGNVDTRLGRVPGLPGNVTDEVVPGKSCDLDAVVLAAAGLERMDRLDTVSEFFETDVMLPAPGQGALAIECRTADAPQVEGSNGVLAQALAALNDDDTRLAVTAERAVLARLEAGCAAPVGAYAFRKGSMLHLEAVVCAVDGTKTVREKKATDGLTEVGATLLGIEVAELLLAAGAAEIADLAAS; this is encoded by the coding sequence GTGAGCATCCGCATTGGCACCCGGGCCAGCAAGCTCGCGCTGACCCAGACCCAACAGACCGCCGATCAGCTGGCAGCCGTTGGTGGCTTCCCGGTGGAACTGGTGCATATCAAGACCGAGGGCGATGTCAGGACCGGCTCCCTGTCACAGATGGGCGGCACGGGTGTCTTCGTGGCGGCCCTGCGCGATGCCTTGCTTGCTGAGACCTGCGATGTCGCTGTTCATTCTTTGAAGGACCTGCCTACGGGGGCTGCAGTTGGACTACGCATCGCCGCTACCCCCAAGCGCGTGGATGTCAGGGATGTCTTGTGTGCCCGGGATGGCCTTACCCTTGCCGAATTGCCCGGTGGCGCCAAGGTAGGTACGGGTTCACCCCGACGTGCTGCGCAGCTAAGGGCGGCACGGCCTGACATCGAGGTGCTGGATATCCGTGGAAACGTGGACACGCGCCTGGGACGCGTCCCCGGGCTTCCCGGCAACGTCACCGACGAAGTTGTTCCCGGCAAGTCCTGCGACCTGGACGCCGTAGTGCTCGCTGCGGCCGGGCTGGAACGGATGGACCGGCTGGACACCGTCAGCGAGTTCTTCGAGACGGATGTCATGCTGCCCGCCCCGGGCCAGGGCGCGCTGGCCATCGAATGCCGCACGGCGGACGCCCCGCAGGTGGAAGGTTCCAACGGTGTTCTCGCCCAGGCTCTCGCTGCCCTGAACGACGACGACACCCGGCTTGCCGTGACAGCTGAACGTGCCGTCCTGGCCCGGCTTGAAGCGGGCTGTGCCGCGCCGGTGGGTGCTTACGCCTTCAGGAAGGGCAGCATGCTGCACCTTGAAGCCGTTGTCTGCGCCGTTGACGGCACCAAGACTGTGCGCGAGAAGAAGGCCACGGATGGCCTGACCGAAGTGGGGGCAACGTTGCTTGGCATTGAAGTTGCGGAGCTTCTGCTCGCTGCTGGTGCCGCGGAGATCGCGGATCTTGCAGCGTCCTGA
- the hemQ gene encoding hydrogen peroxide-dependent heme synthase produces MSHTSAESVTKTAGTEEQFFTLWTVFKRSADVLRSGDAAQEFEALEGKLAEEGVTLRGSYDVSAMRSDADIMVWLHGSKPEDLQSAVRSIRRSKLFAGTEIVWSAMGVHREAEFAKSHVPAYARGVEPSTWLCVYPFVRSYEWYLLPAEERGKMLRDHGMLGREFPQVISNTVSSFALGDWEWILGLEAPELVDLVDLMRHLRATDARNHVREEIPFYTGRRVTAAEIAEVLA; encoded by the coding sequence ATGAGCCACACTTCTGCCGAATCTGTCACTAAAACTGCTGGAACCGAAGAGCAGTTCTTTACGCTCTGGACCGTCTTCAAGCGCTCGGCCGACGTCCTGCGCAGCGGCGATGCTGCCCAGGAATTCGAAGCCCTTGAAGGGAAGCTCGCCGAAGAAGGCGTGACCCTGCGGGGCAGTTACGATGTTTCCGCCATGCGCTCGGACGCCGACATCATGGTGTGGCTCCACGGATCCAAGCCGGAAGACCTTCAGTCCGCCGTCCGTTCCATTCGCCGCAGCAAGCTCTTTGCCGGCACAGAGATCGTCTGGTCCGCCATGGGCGTGCACCGGGAAGCCGAGTTTGCCAAGAGCCACGTCCCGGCCTACGCGCGGGGCGTCGAGCCCAGCACCTGGCTGTGCGTTTATCCGTTCGTCCGCTCCTACGAGTGGTACCTGCTCCCAGCGGAAGAGCGCGGAAAAATGCTGCGTGACCATGGAATGCTGGGTCGGGAGTTCCCGCAGGTCATCTCGAACACCGTTTCCTCGTTCGCGCTGGGTGACTGGGAGTGGATCCTTGGACTGGAGGCACCTGAACTCGTTGACCTCGTTGACCTCATGCGCCACCTGCGTGCAACCGACGCCCGTAACCATGTCCGCGAAGAAATCCCGTTCTACACAGGCCGCCGGGTGACTGCTGCCGAGATTGCAGAGGTCCTCGCATGA
- a CDS encoding ferrochelatase: protein MSGLAVSTTPNEVTERGRQEAKQYDAVLLASFGGPEGQEDVIPFLRNVTRGRGIPDERLEEVSHHYRAFGGISPINQQNRELKAAIEVELAKRGIELPVLWGNRNWDPYIAPVLQDAYDAGHRRILMLTTSIYSCYSSCRQYREDIGIALTETGLDGKLEVDKIRQYFDHPGVVQPFLEGTAAGLEEVRGKLIAAGESDPDSKIRVLFATHSIPTRDAEAAGRSEDEPREFAEGSAYAAQHLANAQAIMDAVAPNVAWDLVYQSRSGAPHIPWLEPDINDHLEEIAPEGVRGVVIVPLGFVSDHMEVAWDLDTEALETCRNLEIEATRVPTPGTHAAFVSGLVDLICERTVDNNIADRPHVTDLGPWYDVCRPNCCENFRGAKPVIAEVGSTIGVGHEAYTSSEVSK, encoded by the coding sequence ATGAGTGGCCTTGCCGTCTCCACCACCCCCAACGAGGTCACCGAGCGTGGCCGCCAGGAAGCAAAGCAGTACGACGCCGTGCTCCTTGCATCCTTTGGTGGTCCTGAAGGCCAGGAAGATGTCATTCCCTTCCTTCGCAACGTCACCCGCGGCCGCGGCATCCCGGATGAACGCCTTGAAGAGGTCTCACACCACTACCGCGCGTTTGGGGGCATCAGCCCCATCAACCAGCAGAACCGTGAACTGAAGGCCGCGATCGAGGTCGAGTTGGCCAAGCGCGGCATTGAGCTTCCGGTCCTGTGGGGTAACCGTAACTGGGATCCGTACATCGCTCCGGTACTGCAGGACGCCTACGACGCCGGCCACCGCCGCATCCTGATGCTCACCACGAGCATCTACTCGTGCTACTCCAGCTGCCGCCAGTACCGTGAAGACATTGGCATCGCCCTGACGGAAACAGGGCTGGACGGCAAGCTCGAGGTGGACAAGATCCGCCAGTACTTCGACCACCCGGGCGTTGTGCAGCCTTTCCTTGAAGGTACCGCCGCCGGCCTCGAAGAAGTCCGCGGCAAGCTGATCGCTGCCGGTGAATCCGACCCCGATTCGAAAATCCGAGTCCTGTTTGCCACCCACTCCATCCCCACGCGTGATGCCGAAGCAGCCGGCAGGTCTGAGGACGAGCCGCGCGAGTTCGCAGAAGGATCTGCCTACGCGGCACAGCACCTGGCAAACGCCCAGGCCATCATGGATGCCGTTGCCCCGAACGTGGCTTGGGACCTCGTTTACCAATCCCGCTCCGGCGCGCCGCACATTCCTTGGCTGGAACCGGACATCAACGATCACCTCGAAGAAATCGCTCCCGAAGGCGTACGCGGCGTCGTGATCGTTCCCCTCGGTTTCGTGAGTGACCATATGGAAGTTGCCTGGGACCTGGACACTGAAGCCCTGGAGACCTGCAGGAACCTGGAGATCGAAGCCACGCGCGTGCCCACCCCGGGAACGCACGCTGCCTTTGTGTCAGGGCTGGTTGACCTGATCTGTGAACGCACGGTGGATAACAACATCGCCGATCGCCCCCACGTTACGGACCTTGGTCCTTGGTACGACGTCTGCCGCCCCAATTGTTGCGAAAATTTCCGGGGAGCAAAGCCGGTTATTGCCGAGGTCGGCTCCACTATCGGCGTCGGGCATGAGGCTTACACCTCCTCGGAGGTCAGCAAGTGA
- a CDS encoding uroporphyrinogen-III synthase, which yields MTQASALAGRRVLITRSADRARPLASLLHTLGAEPLVLPLIDFERAENQASLDAALDQLSAGYFDWMVISSITTVRVLLEKAAERGTLPANLVPTRTRVATIGPSSKRILEAIGLTVSLAPTDLQSAEGLVALWEQAPGRVLLPQADIAGPELRDGLAAKGADVTSVTAYHTVDYPARTGHRLEAELPAAVVNSDSVASGISASGSAGSRTGQPQEMTPAEARAAIDAGMLDAVVAASPSAARRIAATLLPLGSCRFIAIGRPTAAEATQLGITVAATAKEPTPDGIAAALETVFANEGNPR from the coding sequence GTGACTCAAGCATCGGCCTTGGCAGGTCGGCGGGTCCTGATTACCAGGAGCGCCGACCGCGCCCGGCCACTTGCTTCGCTCCTGCACACGCTCGGAGCGGAGCCGTTGGTGCTTCCCCTCATCGATTTCGAGCGGGCGGAGAACCAGGCTTCCCTCGACGCCGCCCTGGACCAGCTCTCCGCTGGATATTTTGACTGGATGGTCATCAGCAGCATCACCACCGTGCGTGTCCTGCTCGAAAAAGCTGCCGAGCGTGGCACGCTTCCGGCAAACCTCGTGCCGACACGGACGCGCGTGGCCACGATCGGTCCATCGTCAAAGCGGATCCTGGAAGCGATCGGCCTGACCGTCTCACTGGCACCCACTGACCTTCAATCTGCCGAAGGCCTCGTCGCCCTCTGGGAGCAGGCTCCTGGACGCGTTCTTCTCCCGCAAGCCGATATTGCGGGCCCCGAGCTGCGTGACGGATTGGCCGCCAAGGGTGCAGACGTAACGTCCGTGACCGCCTATCACACGGTGGACTACCCGGCCCGGACGGGACATCGCCTCGAAGCCGAACTGCCCGCCGCCGTCGTGAATTCCGACAGTGTGGCTTCCGGCATCTCTGCCTCCGGCAGTGCTGGTTCCCGTACCGGACAGCCGCAGGAAATGACTCCCGCAGAGGCCCGCGCCGCCATCGACGCCGGGATGCTGGACGCCGTCGTGGCTGCTTCCCCGAGTGCCGCCCGGCGGATTGCGGCGACCCTCCTGCCGTTGGGCAGTTGCCGATTCATAGCCATTGGGCGTCCGACGGCGGCAGAGGCCACCCAGCTCGGCATCACCGTGGCAGCCACGGCCAAAGAACCTACCCCGGACGGCATTGCGGCCGCCTTGGAAACAGTATTCGCCAACGAAGGGAACCCCAGATGA
- the hemG gene encoding protoporphyrinogen oxidase — MPAPTAVVVGGGISGLLAARELAMAGTSVTILEASEAWGGCVGSHVVAGLSLDSGAESFATRSSAVADLARELGLEGKIVSPHPGGAWVQLPDGPQELPKTGILGIPANPWDPEVRRSLGLAGALRASLDRWLPTSFGASSEVSSVSSLVRARMGKRVLERLVAPVVGGVHSADPGLLDVDMVAPGLRVGLKKHGSLAAAVAAQRKAAPGSGSGSAKAAPGSGSGSAKAGSAVAGLKGGMNTLVTALVNDLRRRGVDMVSGKRADVVSKTGNSWRVTAGETTYDAGRLVVALDGPAAVGLLEGAMPELSGLRPAPGPLVSLVTMVVDLPELDGRPRGTGILVAPQTPGIRAKALTHATAKWDWLAEEAGPGTHVLRLSYGRREDADGGAPDVVMDDEQLLSAALDDASALLTVPVTRADIVDWDVVRWAGALPFAAVGHKQRVEQVRKVCAAADGLTVVGGWLAGNGLAAVVSDTRSQLAQGIGDIRPTS; from the coding sequence ATGCCTGCGCCTACCGCTGTAGTGGTCGGTGGCGGCATTTCCGGCCTTCTTGCTGCGAGGGAACTGGCCATGGCGGGAACCTCGGTGACCATCCTTGAGGCGAGCGAAGCCTGGGGTGGTTGCGTGGGAAGTCACGTGGTAGCCGGCCTGTCATTGGACAGCGGGGCCGAATCCTTTGCCACGCGGTCTTCAGCTGTCGCCGATCTGGCGCGCGAGCTCGGACTGGAGGGCAAGATCGTTTCCCCGCACCCGGGCGGCGCCTGGGTGCAGCTGCCGGATGGACCGCAAGAGCTGCCCAAGACTGGAATTCTTGGTATCCCCGCCAATCCTTGGGACCCCGAGGTCAGGCGTTCCCTGGGCCTCGCCGGCGCCCTGCGTGCATCCCTGGATCGCTGGCTGCCCACATCTTTTGGCGCATCATCGGAGGTCTCCAGCGTGTCCTCACTGGTGCGCGCCCGTATGGGAAAGAGAGTCCTGGAGCGGCTGGTTGCTCCGGTGGTGGGTGGTGTTCACTCCGCCGATCCCGGCTTATTGGACGTCGATATGGTGGCTCCGGGCCTCCGCGTCGGCCTGAAGAAGCATGGGTCCCTGGCTGCGGCTGTCGCTGCCCAGCGCAAAGCAGCCCCCGGGTCCGGTTCCGGATCCGCGAAAGCAGCCCCCGGGTCCGGTTCCGGATCCGCGAAAGCAGGTTCCGCCGTCGCGGGTTTGAAGGGTGGCATGAACACACTGGTCACCGCGCTGGTTAATGACCTGCGTCGCCGGGGCGTGGACATGGTGAGTGGAAAGAGGGCTGATGTCGTTTCGAAAACGGGCAATAGTTGGCGGGTCACCGCCGGTGAAACCACGTACGACGCCGGCCGGCTGGTAGTAGCGCTGGATGGTCCGGCTGCCGTGGGGCTCCTGGAAGGGGCCATGCCGGAACTGTCCGGCCTACGCCCTGCTCCGGGCCCCTTGGTGAGCTTGGTGACGATGGTTGTTGACCTCCCCGAGCTGGACGGGCGGCCCCGTGGGACGGGGATCCTCGTGGCCCCTCAGACGCCGGGAATCCGGGCGAAGGCCCTGACACATGCCACTGCCAAATGGGACTGGCTGGCAGAAGAAGCCGGGCCGGGCACGCACGTCCTGCGCCTTTCCTACGGCCGCCGTGAGGATGCCGATGGGGGAGCGCCGGATGTTGTCATGGACGATGAACAGTTGCTGTCCGCAGCGCTTGATGATGCTTCCGCATTGTTGACGGTGCCCGTTACGCGCGCGGACATTGTGGATTGGGATGTGGTGCGCTGGGCAGGCGCCTTGCCGTTTGCCGCCGTCGGTCATAAACAGCGCGTAGAGCAGGTCCGGAAGGTGTGCGCCGCAGCCGATGGCCTGACGGTGGTTGGTGGCTGGTTGGCAGGTAATGGCCTTGCCGCAGTAGTGTCGGATACCCGCTCGCAGCTTGCCCAAGGCATCGGCGATATTCGCCCAACTTCGTGA